The following coding sequences lie in one Amycolatopsis cihanbeyliensis genomic window:
- a CDS encoding ATP-binding cassette domain-containing protein, with the protein MTLRVTELSVRSGTRVLVEDVSFTVEPGERVGLIGESGSGKSLTAAAIMGLLPPGLTATGSARLADRELLGAGERTLSGLRGRSMAMVFQEPMSALNPAMRVGRQVAEVMLLHHTRPNRRAARLAAVDLLDRVRLPDPERIARAYPHQLSGGQRQRVVLAIALANDPALLICDEPTTALDVTVQARILELILAGTRDRESSLLFITHDLAVVAGVCERVLVLYQGRLVEQGSTSRVLRTPEHEYTQRLLAASSLEVG; encoded by the coding sequence ATGACCCTGCGGGTGACGGAGCTGAGCGTTCGCTCGGGTACGCGGGTACTGGTCGAGGACGTGTCCTTCACGGTCGAACCGGGCGAGCGGGTCGGGTTGATCGGGGAGTCCGGTTCGGGCAAGTCACTGACCGCCGCGGCGATCATGGGTCTGCTCCCACCCGGGCTCACCGCCACCGGTAGCGCGCGACTGGCCGACCGGGAACTGCTCGGCGCGGGGGAGCGCACCCTGTCCGGGCTGCGCGGCCGGTCGATGGCGATGGTGTTCCAGGAACCGATGTCCGCGCTCAACCCGGCGATGCGGGTGGGCCGCCAGGTCGCCGAGGTCATGCTGCTGCACCACACCCGACCGAACCGGCGCGCGGCCCGGCTGGCCGCGGTGGACCTGCTGGACCGGGTGCGGTTGCCCGACCCGGAACGCATCGCGCGGGCCTACCCGCACCAGCTTTCCGGCGGGCAGCGGCAACGGGTGGTGCTGGCCATCGCGCTCGCCAACGACCCCGCGCTGCTGATCTGCGACGAGCCGACCACCGCACTGGACGTCACGGTGCAGGCGCGGATCCTGGAGCTGATCCTGGCCGGAACCCGGGACCGGGAGAGCTCCCTGCTGTTCATCACGCACGATCTTGCCGTGGTGGCCGGCGTCTGCGAGCGGGTGCTGGTGCTGTACCAGGGCAGGCTCGTCGAGCAGGGCAGCACCAGCCGGGTGCTGCGCACCCCGGAACACGAGTACACCCAGCGGTTGCTCGCGGCGTCCAGCCTGGAGGTCGGATGA
- a CDS encoding aldehyde dehydrogenase family protein produces the protein MFEPPYPDGLPIGAGWAPAAEAAAVTFPYDGGVVATAPVGTTEHVRRAVRAATEVRAEVAALPSHLRRAVLTAVGAALESRRAEFERLLVLETGKPLVDCRVEVARTLVTWQAAAEEVARLHGETVPLDLLPSGEGLLGFWTRRPVGVVAGIAGFNYPLLLASHKIAPAIAAGCPVIGKPAPATPLATLWLVHLVRSAAERAGVPQALAQLVTGDAEVGAALVGDPGVAAVSFTGSAGVGHRIARAAAPRKTLLELGSNAALVVAPDADLDAAVDAVLRGGFYASGQACISVQRVLLTAEVAAEFTARLLARLDELAVGDPRSEGTRVSALIDRDSTERVLAWIEAAVAAGARVLAGGDLAGGVLRPTVLTDVPDGADCWDEEAFGPVVCLRTVPDVDTALAQVNASRYGLHAGVFTGSLRTALRAVETLEVGGVVVNEVPGFRSDTMPYGGVKDSGIGREGPRFAVEELTVTRMAVIRP, from the coding sequence ATGTTCGAACCGCCCTACCCGGACGGCCTGCCGATCGGTGCCGGCTGGGCGCCCGCCGCGGAGGCCGCCGCGGTGACCTTTCCCTACGACGGGGGCGTGGTCGCCACCGCGCCGGTGGGCACGACCGAGCACGTCCGCCGTGCCGTGCGCGCGGCGACCGAGGTGCGTGCCGAGGTGGCGGCGCTGCCCTCGCACCTGCGGCGGGCGGTGCTCACCGCGGTGGGCGCCGCGCTGGAGTCCCGGCGGGCGGAGTTCGAGCGGCTGCTGGTGCTGGAGACCGGTAAGCCGCTGGTGGACTGCCGGGTCGAGGTCGCCCGCACCCTGGTCACCTGGCAGGCCGCCGCCGAGGAGGTGGCCCGGCTGCACGGCGAGACCGTGCCGCTGGACCTGCTGCCCTCCGGCGAGGGCCTGCTCGGGTTCTGGACCCGCAGGCCGGTCGGAGTGGTGGCCGGGATCGCCGGGTTCAACTACCCGCTGCTGCTCGCCTCGCACAAGATCGCCCCCGCGATCGCGGCCGGCTGCCCGGTGATCGGCAAACCGGCCCCGGCCACCCCGCTGGCCACCCTGTGGCTGGTGCACCTCGTTCGGTCGGCCGCGGAGCGCGCGGGCGTCCCGCAAGCGCTTGCGCAGCTCGTGACCGGGGACGCCGAGGTGGGTGCCGCACTGGTCGGCGACCCCGGGGTGGCCGCGGTGTCGTTCACCGGTTCGGCAGGCGTCGGGCACCGCATCGCCCGCGCCGCCGCGCCGCGCAAGACCCTGCTCGAGCTCGGCTCGAACGCCGCGCTGGTCGTCGCGCCGGACGCCGACCTGGATGCCGCGGTGGACGCCGTGCTACGCGGCGGTTTCTACGCCTCCGGCCAGGCCTGCATCTCGGTCCAGCGGGTGCTGCTCACCGCGGAGGTCGCGGCCGAGTTCACCGCGCGGCTGCTGGCAAGGCTGGACGAACTGGCCGTCGGTGACCCGCGGTCGGAGGGCACCCGGGTGTCCGCGCTGATCGACCGGGACTCCACCGAGCGGGTGCTGGCCTGGATCGAGGCGGCGGTCGCCGCCGGGGCGCGGGTGCTCGCCGGCGGCGACCTCGCGGGTGGGGTGCTGCGGCCGACCGTGCTCACGGATGTCCCGGACGGCGCCGACTGCTGGGACGAGGAGGCGTTCGGCCCGGTGGTGTGCCTGCGCACCGTGCCGGATGTGGACACCGCGCTGGCGCAGGTGAACGCATCCCGGTACGGGTTGCACGCCGGCGTGTTCACCGGGTCGCTACGCACCGCGCTGCGGGCGGTGGAAACCCTGGAGGTCGGCGGGGTAGTGG
- a CDS encoding ABC transporter ATP-binding protein: protein MIEVRDLRREYRRGFARAGVTALRGVSLDIERGSRFGIVGESGSGKSTLVRLLAGLDRPSAGTVTFGGRRIDNLPERALGFLRSELQLVFQDPMGSLDPRMRVRDIIGEPLGRRRGHRERVRELLAAVDLPADAGERYPHQFSGGQRQRISIARALAPRPSVLIADEPVSALDVLVRAQILELLTELVERYRLTLIFVSHDLAVVRKVCETVAVLRAGELVELGQVEQVYGAPAHPYTRELLSAAPSLRRALARLEER from the coding sequence ATGATCGAGGTACGTGACCTGCGGCGCGAGTACCGGCGCGGGTTCGCCCGTGCGGGGGTCACCGCGCTACGCGGGGTGAGCCTGGACATCGAGCGGGGCAGCCGGTTCGGCATCGTCGGCGAGTCCGGTTCCGGAAAGTCCACATTGGTCCGGCTGCTCGCCGGGCTGGACCGGCCGAGCGCGGGCACGGTCACCTTCGGCGGCAGGCGGATCGACAACCTGCCCGAACGCGCCCTCGGCTTCCTGCGCTCCGAACTACAGCTCGTGTTCCAGGACCCGATGGGTTCCCTCGACCCGCGGATGCGGGTGCGGGACATCATCGGCGAACCGCTCGGCAGGCGCCGCGGGCACCGGGAACGGGTGCGCGAGCTGCTGGCCGCCGTCGACCTGCCCGCCGACGCGGGCGAGCGGTACCCGCACCAGTTCTCCGGCGGGCAGCGGCAACGGATCTCGATCGCCCGCGCGCTCGCTCCACGACCCTCGGTCCTGATCGCGGACGAGCCGGTCAGCGCACTGGACGTGCTGGTGCGGGCGCAGATCCTCGAGCTGCTGACCGAGCTGGTCGAGCGGTACCGGCTCACCCTGATCTTCGTCTCACACGACCTGGCCGTGGTGCGCAAGGTGTGCGAGACGGTCGCCGTGCTGCGGGCCGGTGAGCTGGTCGAGCTCGGCCAGGTCGAGCAGGTCTACGGCGCGCCTGCCCATCCCTACACCCGCGAACTGCTCTCGGCCGCGCCCAGCCTGCGGCGCGCGCTGGCTCGGTTGGAGGAACGGTGA